GACAAGCCTAGATCTATAAATTGTGTTATTATTTCCAGGGGTGAGAGAGGGTGGGAAAAGGCGTGGAAGCCAGAGCTTCAACCTCTTTAAGAGCCTCTCATTCAGCACTAAAACTGACATTGTGGACAGAGAGAGCTTGGGCCACAGGGGAGCTTAAGAAGGGGTCATCAGTTTGGAGCAAGGAGAGGCCTTGCTGGGATCTGGCCTCAAAATCGCAGACCTTGAATGAGGTGGGAGAGGGCCGCTGATCGCGTCGCAGCTTCAATGCCTTTTGCATGTTCTTCGGTGGTGTAATGTGCAACCAAGCCAGGCGTGAAGTCCCCGTCTGCCCGCCCTGCCTCTGCAACAGCGCCCAACGACCGGCTGTGTCCCCGCCAGCGACCAAAGTGGACACTACCCAGCGCCCGGAGCGGCTTCCTGGGCCGAAGCCTCGCCCCAGCGTAATCGCCCGCCGGCCAGGCGTGGCCGGTCCCTGCAAACTCAGCCCCGCGGAGCCATTACACCACCTGGGACATGCAAAGGGCGCCCCCCGGCGGCCCCTGCGGGAGCCGGGCCAGAGGGAGACccgcctccctcccctctcttgTCTTCCCCGCCTTAGCTGATGGCCGGCAGCTCGTGCTGCTACCCCCGCGAGGGCTGGAGGTACTCCCGCGAGCACAACGGCATCCTCGGGCCCTTCGGCGAGCTCATGACAGAGGCTGACGTACTCCGCATCGAGCAGCAAATCGAGAACCTACAGGTGTTGTACAAGGCGCAGAGGCTGGAGGGGCGCCTGGAGCAGCTGGAGCTGGAACTGGAGCAGCTACTGCCCATCTCTGCCGCTCTGTCGGCGCCGCGCTTCACCGTCGACCCGCGCCGCATGCACGGCCGCGCCGTCAGCCTGCCTGCCTGGTGCAGCAAGATCTCCACGCTGCTCAAGAACTTGGCCACGCTGCTGGCTGCACTGGGCGGCCGGCCCGCTCACCTGGCCGAGCTGCTGGCCGCCGACACGGGCCAGCTACTGGCACCGCTGTCCGACGCGCCCTGGAGGCCGGGTCCGCTCTGTCTGGGTCGCTCGCACTCGCTCAGCTGGTGCCGTGAGGCCATAGAGCGCGAGATCCTCGAGTGCGGCGTCTCGGTGAAGCACCTCCGCGCCATCTACGAGCGGCGCGCCCAGGACTCCCCGCCCCCGCGCGCTCCGTGCCGAAAGCTCTCGCTGCCCGCCGGCACCCCAGGCTGCGAGCCCATTCTCGAGGAGGACTACGTGGCGGCCGGTCCTGGCGAGCCGAGCGCCGCTATCGCCAACGGCCTGCAGCCGGCCCGGGAGTCTCTAGGCACCCTGGGCCCGCCGGAGGAACCAGGCCGCCAGGCGGCGCTGCCCGAGCCAGAGCAGCTGGCACGCAGGCCGCCGCTCCCCACCGAGCTGCGCGGTGTCCAGGACTACATCGACATGCGCAAGGAGCGCATCGTCTACCTCTTCCTGGAGCACTGGCGCAAGTGGGCCTTCGGCGGCCCTGGGCGCCAGGCCCAGGCGCGCCTGCGCAAACTGTTGCCCCGTGTGGTGGCCGCGggcgccggccccgcccccgagGCCCTTAAGGCCGCGGACGACCCCCAGTCGCTGGAGGGCGACGGGCATGAAGAGCGGCTGCTGCGCCTGCTGAAGCAGCGGCAGGTGGTGGGCAAGCTGCTGGGCCACTGGCGGAGCTTGCTGCAGCAGGTGCCTGCGCACCAGGCCAGCGGCCCAAGCCTAGCACACGGCCTGTACTGGCCTGAGCACTTCCTGCCGCCCTTGGATGGCGGCGCGCCCCCGCCCTACGACAGCCTCACGCTCGACCTCTTCATGCTCGGCTACTTCCAGCTCCTCGAGATGGGCCTGAGCCGCGAGGAGCGCAAGTTCCGCCACCTGCTATGTTATGAGATGTTCGACCGGCTGGGCAGCCACCCGTGGGAGCTCATCCGCCTCTTCCACCGCGTGGTGCTTGAGGAGGTGGAGGCCGGCCGGCGTGGCTGGAGCGACGGCTTTGAGGACCTCAGGTGCCAGTTCTTTGGAGACAGCCCAGAAGCTAAACCGGCCTGGGAGGAAGATGCTGAGAAGGAgcaaaaggaggaggaggaggagaaagaagaagagaaggaggagaaggagaaggaggaggaggaggaggaagaggagaaggaggaggaggagaaggaagaagagaggaagccaGACCAAGAGGCCGAACCAGCTCAGACTGAGGACTGGCCGGAGGGGCAGCCCGAGGCCCCGGCCCCAGCGCCACAGCCGCCACCCACGCCCCCGCCAGCCGCCCCCCCTCCGACGTTGGTTCCTCCAAGTTCCGAAGTCCCCGCCGAAGACCCCTTGGAGCTGGTGTCTGAGATGGGCGAGTTCAGCAACGAGGACATCTGCCGCTACATCGACCGCAGCTTCTCCTTCtggaaggagaaggaggcagagctCTTTGACATAGAAGCAGCAGAATTCGGAATTGACCCTCAAGCATCTTAACCCCGGCCTGGATGCCCTCCAAAGGCCAGAAGCGGGCAGGAAGAACCCAGGACGGTGGCCTTGGAAAATCCAGAAAGCTAGGACCAGGCTGCTTCAGCCTTTGAGGTCCCATCATGGCTGGATGTGGGGAGTTGGCCGGGATAGGCTGGGCATGGCACAGGGCAAACCAGGTGTTCCCCTCTGGCCCTACAGCCTTACCTGGCTCTGTGTGGAGCCAGGTGGAAGAAGCAGCCCCTCTAAGTGAGGGACTGAGGGTCCCCCTTGGGGCTGTGTGGCTCTTCCTCTTTGGTTTTTTACTGGAATTCACAGCTACCTCTTTGGCTGAGGTCAAGGGAGCCATGTGTGCAGTGTTCCGTGTGACATGTTCTCCTATGTAACATACAAGTAATAAAACTCTTTTCTGTAAGCTGCCTGTGTTGGATGCCCCGCACCACAAGTGTCATTGCTGCGCACAGTTGTAGAGCTGGTGCCGACTCCATTTGGGAATAGAACAGGCATGGGCCAGAAGGTCCTTCACATTGGAACCAGGGTGCAGCCTGAGCTTCTCTGAGCTGGCAGGGCTTTTGGGGGCCCAAGTATGGGTCTGCCCAGAGATTCTGGGTCACAGGCCTGTGGCCATCTGTCCACGTGTCTCTGTACAGAATCTCATTTTCTGCTCTCCACCTACACCTCCTATACTCAGCTCTGACCGCTCTGGCACAGCCTCTAGGACTTGGGCCTGAAGGGTTACAGGAGGCCTCCTCCAAGGCAGCTGTGACCATGGGCTTTCATCCATTTGCCCTCTAGAAGGGCATCAAAAGGGTCTTTTCCAGGAATCCCATCTGTGTCCTGTTGTCCCTGATTGGTGCAGGTCTCCCAGGTTGGGGGTACACCTCCTCTGGCCCCCTACCTCCCAGGCCATGCTGGCCCTGAAGCTTTGTACTTATGtttcaggaggaggaagaggaggcccGGCTGGCCAGCATGCCTGCCTGGAGGCGGGACCTCCTGCGGAAGAAGCTAGAAGAGGAGAGGTGAGCTGGAGGTCTGAAAGATTCAGGGTCTGGCAAGGTGTCTTGATTGTATCCCTGAAATGGTGGCACCAACTAATgctgtctctctttccttctagGGAGCAGAAGCGGTGAGTGTGGGGCTGGGCCTGACCTGCCTCCCCTCCCAACACCCAGTCACAGAGGCTTGTCCTTTTGCCCCTTTATCCAGCCCCATCTTGAGCGCATCCCCTTGTCAGTCAACACCATGGCACAGCCTCTGTGTTCCCAATAATGCCACCAGGCTCCTTTCCCCCAATAACTTAGCCCCTGTCCCTCAGAGTCTAGCTCTTTGCTGTAATAACTACGTCCCCAATTACCCAGCCCCCCTCTCCCACTAACCTAGTCTTTCTGCTCTGCACTGAACCCAACCTCAGTATCAGTAACCTTGGTCATCTTTGGCTCAAAACTTAGTTTCTACCCCCAGTAATCTAGCTCAGTGCTGATAGAAATATAATGCGAGACACATATGTGATGTTAACCTTTCTACCAGcctagttgaaaaaaaaaaagatataggtGAACTTAATTTTCATGGTGTATTTTATATAATCCAATGTGTCAAAATTcaattatatatttcaataagTATACCTTCAATTGAAAttacatatttcaatatataatcaatagaaaaattattaatgagatgttCTACACTTTTTAAATCTAAGTCTTTGAGATGCCATGTGTACCTTCTGCCTGCAATACGTCTCAATccctacatttcaagtgctcaacagccataTGTGCTCAGGGGCTACCTTGTCAGCAGTGAACATCTAGCCCCCATGTTCTAATAATTTGTCCCTAATTACTGTCTCCCAATAATGTGGTCCCTCTGCTCCCCAGCAGCCCAAACCCAGTCCCCAGTAACTCAGGTCCTAGCCCCCATAATCTCATGCCCTGCCCTCATAACCACCCTTCCTCACCTTCTGCCACACTGTGACTCAGCACCTCTGTTTCCAGTAACACCCCCAGCCAGCAGTAACCCAACCACAGTCTCTTGCCCACCCAGCTCTTAAGAGTGCCCCCAGGATTCCAGTCTGTCCCCAGGAATCCCACCTGCCAGCCTCCTAAGCCAACCCTGTCTCTAGTCACCTAACCCTTCTGCCTATCATTTATTAGTCCCTCTGTCCTAAGCAATCCAGCTCCTTCCCTCAGTAACCCAGTCCTTGCCACCGGTGAGCCTGGCCCACCCTCTCACGATTGCCCGCggttctgcccccaccccatgcctAGGAAAGAGGAGGAGCGACAGAAGCAGGAGGAGATGCAGCGGGAAAAAGAGCAATCGGAGAAGCTGAGGACGCTGGGCTACGATGAGACCAAGCTGGCGCCCTGGCAGCGACAGATCATCCTGAAGAAGGGGGACATCGCTAAGTACTAGATGCCGCTTTCCTGCTCGCATCCTCGCGAGCTCTAGGGGGGAGCAGCCCCCCCGCCCCGGCCTGCCCGGCCCGGACGGAAGGGCTGGGAGCCACGCCGCCCTCCCCTCCTAAGCTGGAACCCCTCCCTGACCTTCAACCCGGCCCTCGCATTCCCAGCCCGGGACCACGCTGGAGCGCGCCCACCGCTGCAGTCGCCCAGAAAAAGTGCCCAAGTCGTTGACGTAAAAGATGCTGCTTATTTGCATGcctatttacatatatttgcatGTTCGTTGAATGTCTGCGTGTGCAGAGCTTTTCCCAGCCCCGTGGGTGGTGACTTTGTTTTCCCTCGGGGTGCGCGCCGGGCTTCAGCTCCCTCCCCCGCACCCCGGAACCCGCGTCGCTGGCGCATCCTGGGCGGAGGCAGGCCCCGCGCTCGGGGAAGGggttttccttcctccctgaccCAGATATGTGCCCGGGCTGCATTTCCCATCCCCGCCGAGGGTTTCCTCTCAGTCATTTGTTTACCAGAAACGATGAAAACTGCAAATTGCCCGTCGGGACGGAGTTGCCGCTCCCGGggccccacctctgcccccaccttcctccaGTGAAGTCTGCGCGCGCCGTTCCAAGCCAGGCCCCGAGCTCCCTGGACCCTTTCACTGCCCTGGTGGCGTGAGTGGAGGACAAGGGGCCCTGAACCTGTCTCCGACTGCTGTCTTCCCGGTCCCCACTGTCTCGCACCCCCATTAAAGCTTTCGCAGTCGCCCGGGGCTCATGTTCACTCGTTCGCTGTCGCCGACTTCCTCTCCTCGGGGTAATTGAGCCACAGCAGAGGAGAAGCAGGCTTGGGCGCTAAGGGCCCTTCTGGTCCCCACCGTGGGACCCAGACCCTGGGTGACAAGACTTCTGGCCCTTTCGACGCTCCCAGGAAACCAAGCCCAGGCCACTTAACACCCCAGCACCGCGGAAACACCACGCATTTGCTTTTCTCGTAAATTTAATACCAAGGCCTCCACCAAACTCTGGCTGAGAAACAGCCGAGCAATCTCGTGACGCCCTCCTGATGTTTATTGATGCTTTGCCTTAACCCGAACACGGGGTGCGCAGGCGTGAGGCCGGCTGGCGCCTCTAAGCAGGGCCGTCCCAGAGGCTTAATAAGTGACATAAAATGTCTACACGCATAAGTAACGGTACTTAGGGCTTCTGTAAGGGCCACCAGAGCCTCCAGTTGGCGGATGGGCCCCGTGTCACGGGCTGCGCTGAAGGCGGCTGCGCAGGTCCTCAGCACAGCCGTCCAGCCCCATGCGCTCCAGGGCCGCGTAGATAGCGCTCAAGCCCGCGGGCTGCTGCTGGCGCCAGCGCTTGAGCATCTCGTACTGCTGGTCGCGGAAGCGGCCGACCTCCACCTCCACGGCCTCGATCTCGGCCTCGCGCAGCCCCAGCGTGCGCACGAACTCTTTCCAGCGCCGCGCGGGCACCGCATCCATCACGTCGTAGAGCTGCGGACCCGGCTGGAGCGTGGCGGCTGCCGAGCCCGTAGGGAGCACTGAGGAAGGCGCgggaggcggaggcggaggcggcggcAGCGGCTGTGGCAGGCCTGGGGGCGGGCCAGAGAGAGCCAATGGGAATGCGGGCTGCGGCCAAAGGGTAGATAGAGGTGGGCACCCGGGCAGGGTGGTCCACCAGGTGAGTTAGGCGAAGGGAAGTGGGCAAGGAGCGCCTCAAGAAACCACAGCTTTTCACCTTGGACTTAGGAGAATGGAGTCAAGGCCTCAGGCCACTGATGTCCCTTACCAAGAGCTCTGCTGGGCAGCTGGTCCCAGGACCATGGCACCTCCTGGCAGGGCACTTCCTGAATCTGAGGGGAACCAGAGGTCCAGCTATTGCCTACCAACTGGACGGTGCAGACCTTCTCACTGCTGCTGGGTGGCTCCAAAAGGGTGTGGGCAacatttgggggtgggaggtgggtggcCTGGAAGCCAAGAGAGACCCCAGGTCAGCCCTGCTTACTTAGTAAGGCCCCTCTGCTGGGGTCTCTAGCCAGCAAATACCCCCAgggcagcccccctccccccccaatgCTCTCTCACCTGGCCCAGTGAAAGCTATGTCCTCTGCCTGGGTACCCTGCCCCCGACCTCACCATAGTGGCACTCATCCCACTGAACTGTTAGCCCCTATTTCCCTGTCTGGATCCCAGCAGACTGACAGTCCCTTGGGTGTAAGTACTGTGCTGCTCTCATTCAATGATTACTCAGCACATGTGTTCATGAGGTCTACTCCATGCCAGCTACCATGCCATGCACTAGGGACCATGAGTTATAACAAGGCACGACCTCTCAGCTTCAGAAGGCTCAGGCCTAGGTGCTTGCTCACCCTCTTCCAGGACATTACTGAGATTCTTACCTGCAGCGGGGCCAGGGCCTCCGTCCCAGTTTCATCTGCTGAGACAAGAGAATCTAATCAGCAACCAGGCAGGTCTCCTGAACCTCAGTGCTGGTCCAGCTCCTCTTGGATTCCTCTGCACATGCACCCCAGGACTCCCTCCCGTAGTACCCCCTCCTCATTAGGGCTGAATGGGCTCTGGGCTACCCATCCCGATCTCAGGCCCCTGGGAGTGTgggtgtgtatgcgtgtgtgcgtgtgtgtgcgcgtgtatgTGCACACACGCGCTTACCGAGAACCATGGGCTTGCGGGGCTGGCAGCGGCGGTATATGTAGGTCAGGGTGGCACCAAGCAGGAGTGGGACTACCAGGCCTGCCAGAAGCACCTGGACCCAGAACACTGAAAAAGCAGCTGGTGGGTGCTGGGTGGTagccacccccccacctccccttggctcttcccagctcttccacttGCGTTCCCAGCACACCACCTACTCTGCCTCCAGCCACAGACTGCCGCACAGGGCTCAGGACAGCTCCAGAAGGTGCTCCTGCAAGGGgagggattggggtgggggatgagggccTACACAGCAGGAGGGGCTCCCCAGGACGGCCTGACGTCTCCTCCATCCTGAAGGCCCTTCCTTCCCTAGGCCCCTTCCCTAGGAGCTGTACTCCACCCAAGAATGTTCCTGAAGTACAGCTGAAATATCACCTGTGTTCCCAGGAATATCAACGACCACTATTTATGGAGCTTCTTCTCGACCAAATTGAGAGTCACTAGGACGTCAACTTCATAGGGACCaggatttgtctattttgttccctGTTGTAGACCCAGCACCTGGAACAGTGTCTGGAAATGGTAGATATTCTGAGGCGGACCTACTGACAACGTCCCCATGTTCAGATGGGGAAGCCACAGATCAGAgtggtgaagtaacttgcccacgaTCCCCCAGAGAATCTCAGCCCAAGTTGTGAAACTATATCAATGTGACTCTCTGTAAGTGACAAATCCTATTCCTAACATACAGCTAGAAGGATTACTAAAGGAATCCTTATTTATCTGGCATAGGTGAATCCAGATTTCCTTTTACCACACAATGTTTGCCTGAAGCAGGGCCTACCCACCATAGGGCCTTGCCCCTGGTCCCTCCTCCTTGCCCCTGGACCCTGACTCTGTTCCCAGCCtccccccagcccagggcagccAGGAAGTTACATGGGGCAGGACACACAACTGTTGCCATATTCGAAGAAGCCAGGCAGACAGGTCCCACAGTCGGTGTCTCTGCTGGAACCTGCAGTCCAACAGATGGTATGGGTCAagaaagggaggcagggggaCAGGTGTGGGGGTAGATAGCTCATCCGGAGGGGGTACTCACAGGGCACCCATGTGTGGCGGTGCAGGGTCCCACAGTCTAGACATGGGTGGCAGCGGAAGGGTGAGCCGCCAATGCAGTGTGTGACCAAGCACTCCACAAACCAGTCTGGCCTGCAGCCGCAGCGAGTGTCTGCCTCTGCTGAGCAGTTCTTCAGGGCTACCTGGGAGGCTGGCGGGGGATGCAGGGAGATGGGGAGAGCAGAGGTCATTAGGGGAAGATACCCCCATGGAGAGGTGGGGCAGATCTCCCAAAGAACAGAGACAGGATAGACCAGAAACGGGGCCAGCTCAAATGAGAGAGAAGCGCAGAATCACCACACACCAAAGTCTGAGTCCTATACAGAGACAGGAAAGCCGCCAGGAAGAGAGGGCACAAAGGCATCTCAGGCAGGATCAGGGTGGAGAGGCCTGAGATGGGTGGGCCCAGGGCCCTCACACCCACAGGTGGAGCCTAAGGCAGCCACTTCCTTCAGAAAGACCCTGGCCACAGCCTGTCCTCAGGAACCCCCCACTGAGCAGTAGGCAGCCCCTCACCCTGCTCATCGCAGGCCTGGCAGCGGGTACAGCTGGTCTCATGGTGGTTCTCCCTGGCCAGGAATGTGCCCTGGGGGCACGGAAGGCAGGTGATGTTGCCACAAGGCTTTGTGCAGGGGGCCGTCATATAGTGCCCTGTGGAACCCAGACGGGTCAGTCAGAGGGCTCTgaccttcccctccctcccctcctatGTCTGGCTCCCTACTTCTCTTCCAGCCTCCCCTCACTCCATCCCTGACCTGCCTGCcaactctccccacccctgctggaCCCCTGTCCTTGGTCTGCCCTCACgtccccccacacccctcccacccatttCGCTACTCACCTGCTGGACAGCCTCTGCAACAGGACAGAGCGTTCCTGTTCTCTGAGTTGTGGGCACAGTCACACGTGGGGCGGGGAGTGCTGCACTGGCCCTGGGTGCCCAGCAGAACGAGGAGGAGAGCCTGGGGGACAGGTGCTGCTGGTCCCCAGCGTGGATCAGCCACGCTGGGACCTCTCCCTGTCCAGTCTCCCCAACTTCAGAGACCCCAGCATCTGCCCTCAGAGCAGTCCACTTCGCAGATTCTTCAGCAGAAGGGGTGCCCATGGTGAGGGTGAACCTAACTTCCTAACCCCCTCTGCACAGGCTTGGAAGAAGCAGAGGAAAGGCTCCTGCCAGCCCCTCTCCCATGGGTTACCCTCCACCAGGGCAGAATCAGGCAGCTCCATCCCCACCATGCTTTTTCTAAGGTGTCGGAGGAACCCTGATCTTTCTCTGCCTGGGGCCCCGATCCCTCGGCTCCCTGGCAGGGTGTTTCCTCTCAGCGGAAGGGTTCCGCCCCGGCTGAGCCTCTAACTAggtcaggggtggggggtagcccagcccccagccaagCCAAGAGCAGAGACTCAGGAGGCTCCTTCCTTTGCTCCGCAGGGGAGCCAGGCCCAGATGAGGTTCCAGGCCGCTCCCCGCGTCTCCACTCACCGCAGCCACCACCATGCAGCCCCGGGGCCAATGCTCCATGGCCCTGGCGCCGCTCTGGGCCCTCCGACAGGACAGGCGTGCACGGCTGGGGGCTTCCCCGCTCAGCCCGCTCTGCCCGCCACAGTTCCTGTGCGCCCCACCCCGCGCCACCGGTAAGCCCGCCTCAGGGGTAAAGGTCAGGGCGGGGCCAGCAGGCGTCTGGAAGTGGAGCCCCCAGCCCGCTGGCCTGCCCCCCCAGTGCACCTGGGCTCACCTGAGGCGGCCTTTGGGGAACAAGGTGTTCATAGGACAGGGCTGCTTCCTGGGTGCCACGCCTGGGTTCTAGCCCCAACCCTGAGACTACCACTTGGAGATGAGGTGACTTCCCTGCCCCTGGGCCTGAGTCAGGTGGAAGACCCATCCTCcccagattgtgtgtgtgtgtgtgtgtgtcagaggcCCCCTCCCTGGAGGGGAGTCCTAGGGAGCATTGCCAGTACAGCCTGAGACACATCACCCACCCTAGCAGAAGCTCACACCGCAGCCCAGGGAAGGGCACTCTGAGGCACCTCTGGGGGCCTCTAATGGTGTACGTCATGGCTGTGGCAGGGGACAGGGGGTGATCTCAGGTGTTGGTCAGGTGACCTCTGCCTCTTTAATTCACTCCTGCTTCCCCTGGTCTCTTCCGGTGGTGCCCCACTGTAGCTGGGGCAGGACAGCAGCTCAGTTGCACCTGAGTCCCGAAAGGGGTGGGTTCCAAAAGCAAAGGACTCTTTCCAGTGGAGTATATacaagtttttataaaataatcaaaagctcaataaatatgcAACTTTACACAGAGCCCAACCCAAGCCTGGGGTGGCCAGTGGAACTGCGAGGGAAGAGGCGGGTGAGGGCAGGGGAATGTCCCATTTGGGGTCAGATGAGGGTAGAGGTGCGCCCCCCCTGGAGACCAGCCCAGAGGATTGGAGCCGGTGACTTCAGGGAGTAGCAGGGAAGGGATCCTGCCTGGGCAGGTGTGTATGTTGGGGGAGGTTAGTGATGGTAgccacggggggtggggggtaggggtggggaggggaactgCAGCCTGGGTCTCAGGCTCCGACAAGCCCTTTTCCACTTCCATCCAGTCTGGCAAAGTGCAATTGGCCCGGGACGGTGGCAGGGGGTCCTGCCTGGCATTCCGGCTTGTGTATACACAAGGCAGTAGCTGGAACAGAGGCCGGCACACCCCAGGAGGCATGCTGTCCGCTGTTCTGTGGTCAGTGGCACCCTTGGGGGCCTCGCTCTGCTCAGACCTCcctgcaggggaggggagagacagTCCTTCCTTGGCTGATGGCACTCAGAGGGGCTGTGGCCACCCTCTCCTCCCGCTGGAATTCTTAGGCCCCTTCCCCACTGCTCACTGCAGACACCCACCCAGGCTCTGCGGCAGCCTCCCTCTCCCATGCTCATCTCTACATGCCATCTGTTCCCAACCGTGACAGTGCCCCTACCCACTCCCGGGGCTCAGTGACCCCAATGCCAGCATGCTGGGCCACCTGCCCTCTATCCCAGGCCAGGCCACTCACGAGGCCGTGAGCGTGGAGTTGAGCAGCAGGGTCGTCCTGATTCGGTAGAGCTGGGCCAGCGTCAGCTTCCTGTGCTGGGCAGAGATCCCCGGGGGGAGCTCAGGCTGGACCCTGGGCAAGGCCCCGGGAGGCAGCTCTCTGCTCCTCTTGGCAGGTCcttcaggctccccagccaggcaATTGGTTCTGAACTCCATTTCTGATAGCTCGGGGCCACTGCCAGGGCTTGGTGCCCCCTGGCAATTCCAGCTGGGGCCCGTTTCCTGAGGGGAGCACCGAGTCCTAGTGCCAGGGACTGTAGCAGTCAAGCAGAGTTCCGACAGGCTGCGGCTGGAGGCTAAGGGCACTCCATGGGCGGTAACCCCTGACAGCAGCTGGAGGAGGCTGGCCTCAGATTTGGACTTGAGCAAGTGAGGCAGatggggcagcagctggacaGGGGTGCGGCGGCGGAGGCGGGGCgagggtgggggtgaaggggctGGTGGTAACTCTGGGGGCCGGGGTGCTGGCTCCATCATAGGAGCTGGGGTCACAAAGTCTTGcaaggaggtgggggagagggtgccATAGGCGGAGTCCATAGAGCAGGAGCGGCTGTCCACCGGGCCCAGGGGGAGCAGCTCGCTGGTGGGGGTGACAGATGAGGCGGTGGCACTGAGCGAGGTCTCGTCGGACTGGGAGCCGCCCTCGAACTCGGGAGAGGACAGTGTCTCCCCAGGCTCCACCACGACCATGGCCAGCGTCTCCGTGGACCCATCTGAGGCACTGTGGGGCCAGGAGGAGGGAGTTAGCCCCCACAAAAGAAACCCAGCTGGCCTGGCACAGCCTCGTGCTAGGCAATGCAGAAGTCTACAGCCTCTTCCCTCCCAGAGCTTCAGGCTCAGAGATAGAAAATGTGGCCCACGGACCAGCTCTGCCAATCCCTGTGCCCACAACACAGACATCAGTAATGGCGTCTGTCACCATCACAGAGCTCTTTCCTGCTGCACACAGTGTACGAGTCCTCAGCTCAGCGCAGCTCCAGGCAGCTACTAATGAATCAGAGTTGGCATTCAAGTTTAAAATCGTTTGTCATCCCCATCTGGACTCTGGTGGGAGGCagaacccacccccaccccctagtGGGTTCACAACATGAAGCCATTCAGAGGAAGGTGTTGGGCTGGCACCTGCCCAGTGCCGTGGCCTTGGGGTCAGGGGTCCGGGGCTGGAGTGCCTGCCCTGCCTTCTGTGTGGTCCCAGGCAAGCATACCAGTGCTGGGAGTccaggctgctgctgctttttcgCAGGATGGTGGGGGAGCTGGCAGCTGAAGTGctgctctccccaccctcctcttcttcctcgtCTTCCTCCTCGTCGTCCTCCtgctcatcttcctcctcttccaggcTCTGCAGGTGCTGCTGGCTGCCTGGGTGCTCCTGGGCACGAAGCTGCTGCAGCTGGTTCTGCAGGTGGATTGGGGGTGCACAGGGACAGAGTGGGCTGCAGCCGCCGCCAGGTCTCCCTGACCGCCTGCCTGCACACCGCTCTGCTCTCACCTGGGCATTGTAAATGGCATCCACCCAGCCACGGCACAACGCCTGGCCACTGGTCTGGAATGTGTAGGCCCCCACCGCGCTGTGGAACTCGTTCAGGTGGATGAGGAGGAAGGAGCCTGGTTCAGAAGGGTTCGAGTCAGTGTTGGCTAAGACCACGGCCCCCGCCCatcccagccctggcccaggaGCAGGGGCCCGGGCTCCTCACCAGGGTCCCGCAGTTCCCGGCACACGATCTTGTCCACCAGCAGTGGTGGCCTGATGACCTTCGTCCTCTCAGCCTTCTTCACTGCCTTGGTCACCAAGAGCAGGTCCGTGAAGAGAAAGCAGTACACATCCATCTGAGCGGCAGGGGGAGCGGGGAAGGCCAGGGGTCAGGGCCAGGTTCCTGAGGCCTCAGGCAGGGACCCTCAGCCTGTCTG
The Rhinolophus ferrumequinum isolate MPI-CBG mRhiFer1 chromosome 9, mRhiFer1_v1.p, whole genome shotgun sequence genome window above contains:
- the TNFRSF25 gene encoding tumor necrosis factor receptor superfamily member 25 isoform X1, translating into MEHWPRGCMVVAAALLLVLLGTQGQCSTPRPTCDCAHNSENRNALSCCRGCPAGHYMTAPCTKPCGNITCLPCPQGTFLARENHHETSCTRCQACDEQASQVALKNCSAEADTRCGCRPDWFVECLVTHCIGGSPFRCHPCLDCGTLHRHTWVPCSSRDTDCGTCLPGFFEYGNSCVSCPMSTFWSCPEPCAAVCGWRQMFWVQVLLAGLVVPLLLGATLTYIYRRCQPRKPMVLADETGTEALAPLQATHLPPPNVAHTLLEPPSSSEKVCTVQLVGNSWTSGSPQIQEVPCQEVPWSWDQLPSRALGLPQPLPPPPPPPPAPSSVLPTGSAAATLQPGPQLYDVMDAVPARRWKEFVRTLGLREAEIEAVEVEVGRFRDQQYEMLKRWRQQQPAGLSAIYAALERMGLDGCAEDLRSRLQRSP
- the TNFRSF25 gene encoding tumor necrosis factor receptor superfamily member 25 isoform X3, which gives rise to MEHWPRGCMVVAAALLLVLLGTQGQCSTPRPTCDCAHNSENRNALSCCRGCPAGHYMTAPCTKPCGNITCLPCPQGTFLARENHHETSCTRCQACDEQASQVALKNCSAEADTRCGCRPDWFVECLVTHCIGGSPFRCHPCLDCGTLHRHTWVPCSSRDTDCGTCLPGFFEYGNSCVSCPMSTFWSCPEPCAAVCGWRQMFWVQVLLAGLVVPLLLGATLTYIYRRCQPRKPMVLADETGTEALAPLQIQEVPCQEVPWSWDQLPSRALGLPQPLPPPPPPPPAPSSVLPTGSAAATLQPGPQLYDVMDAVPARRWKEFVRTLGLREAEIEAVEVEVGRFRDQQYEMLKRWRQQQPAGLSAIYAALERMGLDGCAEDLRSRLQRSP
- the TNFRSF25 gene encoding tumor necrosis factor receptor superfamily member 25 isoform X4, which encodes MEHWPRGCMVVAAALLLVLLGTQGQCSTPRPTCDCAHNSENRNALSCCRGCPAGHYMTAPCTKPCGNITCLPCPQGTFLARENHHETSCTRCQACDEQASQVALKNCSAEADTRCGCRPDWFVECLVTHCIGGSPFRCHPCLDCGTLHRHTWVPCSSRDTDCGTCLPGFFEYGNSCVSCPMSTFWSCPEPCAAVCGWRQMFWVQVLLAGLVVPLLLGATLTYIYRRCQPRKPMVLDETGTEALAPLQIQEVPCQEVPWSWDQLPSRALGLPQPLPPPPPPPPAPSSVLPTGSAAATLQPGPQLYDVMDAVPARRWKEFVRTLGLREAEIEAVEVEVGRFRDQQYEMLKRWRQQQPAGLSAIYAALERMGLDGCAEDLRSRLQRSP
- the TNFRSF25 gene encoding tumor necrosis factor receptor superfamily member 25 isoform X2, translating into MEHWPRGCMVVAAALLLVLLGTQGQCSTPRPTCDCAHNSENRNALSCCRGCPAGHYMTAPCTKPCGNITCLPCPQGTFLARENHHETSCTRCQACDEQASQVALKNCSAEADTRCGCRPDWFVECLVTHCIGGSPFRCHPCLDCGTLHRHTWVPCSSRDTDCGTCLPGFFEYGNSCVSCPMSTFWSCPEPCAAVCGWRQMFWVQVLLAGLVVPLLLGATLTYIYRRCQPRKPMVLDETGTEALAPLQATHLPPPNVAHTLLEPPSSSEKVCTVQLVGNSWTSGSPQIQEVPCQEVPWSWDQLPSRALGLPQPLPPPPPPPPAPSSVLPTGSAAATLQPGPQLYDVMDAVPARRWKEFVRTLGLREAEIEAVEVEVGRFRDQQYEMLKRWRQQQPAGLSAIYAALERMGLDGCAEDLRSRLQRSP